Proteins encoded together in one Impatiens glandulifera chromosome 1, dImpGla2.1, whole genome shotgun sequence window:
- the LOC124920860 gene encoding protein CDI-like, with translation MSSPADANGAKVYPENGVHVKPFKIFIGYDPREDLAYEVCRYSILKRSTIPLEIIPIKQSELREKGIYWRERNKLESTEFSFSRFLTPFLAGYDGWALFVDCDFLYLDDFKQLTDLIDNKFAIMCVQHDYTPKETTKMDGAVQTVYPRKNWSSMVLYNCGHLKNKTLTPEIVNKESGAFLHRFQWLEDEDIGSIPFAWNFLVGHNKIEDGDPTTFPKAIHYTLGGPWFDAWKDCEFGELWIKEMEEYNKAM, from the coding sequence ATGTCATCACCTGCTGATGCTAATGGAGCGAAGGTTTATCCAGAGAACGGCGTGCATGTTAAGCCATTCAAGATCTTCATTGGATACGATCCGCGGGAAGATCTAGCTTACGAGGTCTGCCGTTACTCCATCCTCAAGCGTTCCACCATCCCCCTCGAAATCATTCCAATAAAGCAATCTGAATTGCGTGAGAAAGGTATCTATTGGCGCGAAAGGAACAAGCTTGAGAGCACCGAATTCTCTTTCAGCCGTTTCTTGACTCCTTTCCTAGCCGGTTACGACGGTTGGGCCTTGTTCGTCGACTGTGATTTCCTCTACCTCGATGACTTCAAACAACTTACGGATCTGATAGATAATAAATTCGCCATTATGTGTGTCCAGCATGATTATACTCCGAAAGAGACTACGAAGATGGATGGTGCAGTTCAGACTGTTTATCCCAGAAAGAATTGGTCATCAATGGTGTTGTATAACTGCGGACATCTGAAGAATAAGACTCTTACTCCAGAGATTGTTAATAAGGAGTCAGGTGCTTTCCTTCATAGATTCCAATGGCTGGAGGATGAAGATATTGGATCAATTCCATTTGCTTGGAACTTTCTTGTGGGTCATAATAAGATTGAGGATGGAGATCCGACTACTTTTCCCAAGGCAATTCATTATACTCTTGGTGGACCCTGGTTTGATGCATGGAAGGACTGTGAATTTGGGGAATTATGGATCAAAGAAATGGAAGAGTACAACAAGGCAATGTAG